GCGAGGGGCCGTCGCTGCTCGTCGTCGGCCGGCTGCGCGCGGGCGCGTCGTACGAGCAGGCGAACGCCGAGCTGACGGGCATGGCGCGACGGATCGCGACGGAGCGCACCGAGGGCGGCGTCACGTTCCGCGCCGTCGTGCAGCCGTTCATCCGCGGCACGATCCCGGTGCGCGTGTACTCGCTGTTCTACGCGATGCTCGGCGCGGTGATGCTCGTGCTGCTCGTCGCCTGCGCGAACGTGGCGAACCTGCTGCTCGACCGCGCGGCCGCGCGCACGCGCGAGATCGGCATCCGCACGTCGTTAGGCGCATCGCGGCTCGCCGTGATCCGGCAGTCGCTCGTCGAGTCGACCCTCATCGCCGCGCCGGCCGCGCTGCTCGGCACCGCGCTCGCCGGGGGCGGCGTCGTCGCGTTCAACCGGGCGATGGCCGAGCTGGAGCACCCGTTCTGGATGGACATCCGCCTGCACCCGGCGGTGCTCGCGTTCGTGCTCGCGACGACCGCGCTCGCCAGCCTCGTCTCGGGGCTCCTGCCCGCGCTGCAGTCGGCGCGGCTCGACGCCGCCGAGACGCTGAAGGACGAGTCGCACGCCGCCTCGTCGCTGCGCGTGGGGCGGCTCAGTCGCGCGATCGTCGGCGTGGAGATCGCGCTGTCGTCGGCGCTGCTGCTCGCGTCGGGGTTCGTCACGAAGAGCGTCGCACAGCTGCGCGCCGTCGAGCCGGGCTTCGCGACGACCGGCGTGTACACGGCGCAGGTCGACGTGCCCGCAGGCGACCCGGACGCGCGTCGCCGCTTCACCGACGCGCTCGAGCGCGGGCTGTCGAGCCTCCCGCGGGTGGAGGCGGCGTACGTCGGAAGCGGGCTCCCGGGCACGGGATGGGGCGGCGGATCGTTCGCCGTCGAGGGCCGCAGCTACACGCGCGACCAGGACTACCCGTCGGCGCGGTCGCTCGCCGTGAGCCCGGGGTTCTTCACGACGTTCGGCGTGCGCGTGCTGCGCGGACGCGCGATCGGCGCGGCGGACCGTGGCGGCGCGACGCCGGTGGCGGTGATCAGCGAGTCGCTCGCGCGCCGACAGTTCGCGGACGTCGATCCGCTCGGCCAGCGCCTGCGACTCGGCGGCGCCGACGGTCACGGCGAGTGGCTCACCGTGGTCGGCGTGATGCCCACGCTGTTCGCGATGAGCATGCGGAACCCGTGGCCCGCCGAGGTGCTCACCGCGCTCGCGCAGGAGCCGCGGGCCGCGGGCGCGTCGGCGGTGACCGTGGCGCTGCGCGGTCCGGTCGACGCGGGCACGGCGATCCGCGCGGCGGTGCGAGCCGCGGATCCCGACGCGCCGGTGTACGATCAGGCGTCGATGGAGGCCGTGTTCGCGCGCGAGACGTGGATGGCGCGCGTGCTCGGCACGATGTTCATGATCTTCGGCGGCGTGTCGCTCGCGCTCGCGGCGATCGGCCTCTACGCGGTGATGGCGTTCTCGGTGAGCCGACGCACGCGCGAGCTGGGTATCCGCGCGGCGCTGGGCGCGTCGCGGCGCGACGTGATCCGCATGGTCCTGCGCCAGGCCGCCGCGCAGATCGCGCTCGGCATGACGGCCGGCTTCCTCGTCGGCGGCGCCATCGTGCGCCTCGCGCGCGCCGCGCTGTTCGAGGTGCAGCCCGGCGACCCGACCGTCTTCGCGGCGGTCGCCCTCGTGTTAGGCGCCGCGGCGCTCGTCGCGTGCCTCGTTCCTGCCCGGCGTGCGACGAAGGTGGACCCGCTCGTCGCTTTGCGGATCGACTGAAGGGCGTCTCGCGCGGAGCCGCGGAGAACGCGGAGTGCTGCCTCCGCTGTGTGAACGAACCGCAGAGGACGCAGAGGGCCGCAGAGGACATCAACAGCAATACCTGGGGATGAAAGGATCTCCGGATCCCTAAGGATCCTTGCATCTCCGGATCTCTTGCCGTTCGAAGCGGCAGTCCCTCTGCGACCCTCTGCGTCCTCTGCGGTTCAATTACGCGGCAGCAGGCAGTTCTCCGCGCTCTCCGCGGCTCCGCGTGAGGTTCCCGGATGGGTTCACGCCTCGTGCAACACCGTCGCCGGATCGGCTCGCGCCGCGCGCCGCGCCGGCCAGATGCTGGCGAGCAGCGCGACGGCGCCAGTGACGACGACGACGCCGACGAACGTGAGCGGGTCGGTCGGCGCGACGCCGTGCAGGAACGCCGTCATCGTGCGGGTGAGCGCGAGGGCGAGCAGCGTGCCGAGCACGAGTCCCACCGCGGCCTGCGCGGCGCCGGCGCGCACGCCGAGCCCCACGAGGTGGCCGGGCACCGCGCCGAGTGCCGCGCGGATCCCGAACTCGTACGTGCGCGCCGCCACCACCTGCGCGACGATGCCGAAGATGCCGATCGCCGACAGCAGCAGCGCGAGCACGCCGAACAGCGCGAGCAGCCCCATCGCGAACCGCGGCTCGGCGATCGAGGCGCCGAGCACCTCGTTCATCGTGCGCACGTCGGAGATCGGCAGCCGCGGGTCGAGGGCGTGCACCGCCGACCGCACCGGCGCGACGAGCGCCGTCGGGTCGCCGTTCGAGTGGACGACGAGCGTCATGCTGCGGCTCGTGTTGCCCGGCGCCCGCGCGTACTGGCCGAGCGGCGCGTAGAACTGCGGCTTCACGTCGACCGTCAGCGCGTTGTGGTGCACGTCGTCGACCACGCCCACCACGGTGTACACGAGCCCACTGTCCGATCCGCCGACGGTCACGCGCCCGCCCAACGGCTCGCGGCCGGCGAAGTACTTCCGCGCGAACGTGCGGTTCACGATCATCGCGAGCGGCGCGTTCATCACGTCGCGCGAGTCGAACACGCGACCGGCGCGCAGCCGCAGGCCCATCGCCTGGAAGTAGCCCGGCGTCACGACCTGCCAGTCG
The window above is part of the Gemmatirosa kalamazoonensis genome. Proteins encoded here:
- a CDS encoding ABC transporter permease, whose product is MRDAREIDWHREVRARLRATRLHPQDEAQVVDEIAEHLAAQYAELAPAIGPGAARERLLAELREPGLDDAAAARRRRARPAPTRVWGAGSLWRDVRYGMRSLRRSPGMVAAGAAALALGIGLTATVFSILYGLLLKGLPFDDAPRIAIVRYVDPRNGSDDLPIPFGDFVRYRAGQRSFETLGAYGAEMATVTGGDRPDRVRAARVTAGVFDVTRVRPLLGRTLVATDAMSGAPPVAVLGFATWRDRYGADSGVVGKVLRVDGHPYTVVGVMPERYEFPREVRVWLPLQLDAATARAGEGPSLLVVGRLRAGASYEQANAELTGMARRIATERTEGGVTFRAVVQPFIRGTIPVRVYSLFYAMLGAVMLVLLVACANVANLLLDRAAARTREIGIRTSLGASRLAVIRQSLVESTLIAAPAALLGTALAGGGVVAFNRAMAELEHPFWMDIRLHPAVLAFVLATTALASLVSGLLPALQSARLDAAETLKDESHAASSLRVGRLSRAIVGVEIALSSALLLASGFVTKSVAQLRAVEPGFATTGVYTAQVDVPAGDPDARRRFTDALERGLSSLPRVEAAYVGSGLPGTGWGGGSFAVEGRSYTRDQDYPSARSLAVSPGFFTTFGVRVLRGRAIGAADRGGATPVAVISESLARRQFADVDPLGQRLRLGGADGHGEWLTVVGVMPTLFAMSMRNPWPAEVLTALAQEPRAAGASAVTVALRGPVDAGTAIRAAVRAADPDAPVYDQASMEAVFARETWMARVLGTMFMIFGGVSLALAAIGLYAVMAFSVSRRTRELGIRAALGASRRDVIRMVLRQAAAQIALGMTAGFLVGGAIVRLARAALFEVQPGDPTVFAAVALVLGAAALVACLVPARRATKVDPLVALRID